One window of the Delphinus delphis chromosome 20, mDelDel1.2, whole genome shotgun sequence genome contains the following:
- the ADM5 gene encoding putative adrenomedullin-5-like protein, which yields MTAHILLQLLLASSTLGDPDSAGRRPQRQVSQQHRHLCSLGTCQTHRLAEIIYWLRSASTKELSGKAGREPQDPHSYGRRRRRAARLLLRLQDPSLRQGGQRSARLSG from the exons aTGACCGCCCACATCCTCCTGCAGTTGCTCCTCGCCTCCTCCACCCTGGGGGACCCGGACTCCGCGGGCAG GCGGCCCCAGCGCCAGGTCTCCCAGCAGCACAGGCACCTCTGTTCACTGGGCACGTGCCAGACGCACCGCCTGGCAGAGATCATATACTGGCTCCGCTCTGCCTCCACCAAGGAGCTCTCAGGGAAGGCGGGCCGCGAGCCTCAGGATCCCCACAGCTATGGGCGCCGCCGGCGGCGCGCGGCCAGACTCCTGCTGCGTCTCCAGGACCCCAGCCTGAGGCAAGGAGGCCAGCGCAGTGCCCGGCTCTCTGGGTGA
- the PRMT1 gene encoding protein arginine N-methyltransferase 1 isoform X2: MAAAEAANCIMEVSCAQAESSEKPNAEDMTSKDYYFDSYAHFGIHEEMLKDEVRTLTYRNSMFHNRHLFKDKVVLDVGSGTGILCMFAAKAGARKVIGIECSSISDYAVKIVKANKLDHVVTIIKGKVEEVELPVEKVDIIISEWMGYCLFYESMLNTVLYARDKWLAPDGLIFPDRATLYVTAIEDRQYKDYKIHWWENVYGFDMSCIKDVAIKEPLVDVVDPKQLVTNACLIKEVDIYTVKVEDLTFTSPFCLQVKRNDYVHALVAYFNIEFTRCHKRTGFSTSPESPYTHWKQTVFYMEDYLTVKTGEEIFGTIGMRPNAKNNRDLDFTIDLDFKGQLCELSCSTDYRMR; this comes from the exons ATGGCGGCAGCCGAGGCCGCGAACTGCATCATGGAG GTCTCCTGTGCCCAAGCAGAAAGCAGCGAGAAGCCCAACGCTGAGGACATGACGTCCAAAGATTACTACTTTGACTCCTATGCTCACTTTGGCATCCACGAG GAAATGCTGAAAGATGAGGTCCGCACCCTCACGTACCGAAACTCCATGTTTCACAACCGGCACCTTTTCAAAGACAAGGTGGTGCTGGACGTGGGCTCGGGCACAGGGATCCTCTGCATGTTCGCTGCCAAGGCCGGGGCCCGCAAGGTCATCGGG ATCGAGTGTTCCAGTATCTCTGATTATGCGGTGAAGATCGTCAAAGCCAACAAGTTAGACCACG TGGTGACCATCATCAAGGGgaaggtggaggaggtggagcTTCCGGTGGAGAAGGTGGACATCATCATCAGCGAGTGGATGGGCTACTGCCTCTTCTACGAGTCGATGCTCAACACCGTGCTCTACGCCCGAGACAAGTGGCTG GCACCCGACGGCctcatcttcccggaccgagccACGCTGTATGTGACGGCCATCGAGGACCGGCAGTACAAAGACTATAAGATCCACT ggtgGGAGAACGTGTACGGCTTTGACATGTCTTGCATCAAAGATGTGGCCATCAAGGAGCCCCTGGTGGATGTGGTGGACCCCAAGCAGCTGGTCACCAACGCTTGCCTGATAAAG GAGGTGGACATCTACACTGTCAAGGTGGAAGACCTGACCTTCACCTCCCCCTTCTGCCTGCAAGTGAAGCGGAACGACTACGTGCATGCGCTGGTGGCCTACTTCAACATCGAGTTCACCCGCTGCCACAAGAGGACCGGTTTCTCCACCA GCCCTGAGTCCCCATACACGCACTGGAAGCAGACGGTGTTCTACATGGAGGACTACCTGACGGTGAAGACGGGCGAGGAGATCTTTGGCACCATTGGCATGCGGCCCAATGCCAAGAACAAC CGCGACCTGGACTTCACCATTGATCTGGACTTCAAAGGCCAGCTGTGTGAGCTGTCCTGTTCCACCGACTACCGGATGCGCTGA
- the PRMT1 gene encoding protein arginine N-methyltransferase 1 isoform X1: MAAAEAANCIMENFVATLANGMSLQPPLEEVSCAQAESSEKPNAEDMTSKDYYFDSYAHFGIHEEMLKDEVRTLTYRNSMFHNRHLFKDKVVLDVGSGTGILCMFAAKAGARKVIGIECSSISDYAVKIVKANKLDHVVTIIKGKVEEVELPVEKVDIIISEWMGYCLFYESMLNTVLYARDKWLAPDGLIFPDRATLYVTAIEDRQYKDYKIHWWENVYGFDMSCIKDVAIKEPLVDVVDPKQLVTNACLIKEVDIYTVKVEDLTFTSPFCLQVKRNDYVHALVAYFNIEFTRCHKRTGFSTSPESPYTHWKQTVFYMEDYLTVKTGEEIFGTIGMRPNAKNNRDLDFTIDLDFKGQLCELSCSTDYRMR, from the exons ATGGCGGCAGCCGAGGCCGCGAACTGCATCATGGAG AATTTTGTAGCCACCTTGGCTAATGGGATGAGCCTCCAGCCGCCTCTTGAAGAA GTCTCCTGTGCCCAAGCAGAAAGCAGCGAGAAGCCCAACGCTGAGGACATGACGTCCAAAGATTACTACTTTGACTCCTATGCTCACTTTGGCATCCACGAG GAAATGCTGAAAGATGAGGTCCGCACCCTCACGTACCGAAACTCCATGTTTCACAACCGGCACCTTTTCAAAGACAAGGTGGTGCTGGACGTGGGCTCGGGCACAGGGATCCTCTGCATGTTCGCTGCCAAGGCCGGGGCCCGCAAGGTCATCGGG ATCGAGTGTTCCAGTATCTCTGATTATGCGGTGAAGATCGTCAAAGCCAACAAGTTAGACCACG TGGTGACCATCATCAAGGGgaaggtggaggaggtggagcTTCCGGTGGAGAAGGTGGACATCATCATCAGCGAGTGGATGGGCTACTGCCTCTTCTACGAGTCGATGCTCAACACCGTGCTCTACGCCCGAGACAAGTGGCTG GCACCCGACGGCctcatcttcccggaccgagccACGCTGTATGTGACGGCCATCGAGGACCGGCAGTACAAAGACTATAAGATCCACT ggtgGGAGAACGTGTACGGCTTTGACATGTCTTGCATCAAAGATGTGGCCATCAAGGAGCCCCTGGTGGATGTGGTGGACCCCAAGCAGCTGGTCACCAACGCTTGCCTGATAAAG GAGGTGGACATCTACACTGTCAAGGTGGAAGACCTGACCTTCACCTCCCCCTTCTGCCTGCAAGTGAAGCGGAACGACTACGTGCATGCGCTGGTGGCCTACTTCAACATCGAGTTCACCCGCTGCCACAAGAGGACCGGTTTCTCCACCA GCCCTGAGTCCCCATACACGCACTGGAAGCAGACGGTGTTCTACATGGAGGACTACCTGACGGTGAAGACGGGCGAGGAGATCTTTGGCACCATTGGCATGCGGCCCAATGCCAAGAACAAC CGCGACCTGGACTTCACCATTGATCTGGACTTCAAAGGCCAGCTGTGTGAGCTGTCCTGTTCCACCGACTACCGGATGCGCTGA
- the PRMT1 gene encoding protein arginine N-methyltransferase 1 isoform X4 — protein MTSKDYYFDSYAHFGIHEEMLKDEVRTLTYRNSMFHNRHLFKDKVVLDVGSGTGILCMFAAKAGARKVIGIECSSISDYAVKIVKANKLDHVVTIIKGKVEEVELPVEKVDIIISEWMGYCLFYESMLNTVLYARDKWLAPDGLIFPDRATLYVTAIEDRQYKDYKIHWWENVYGFDMSCIKDVAIKEPLVDVVDPKQLVTNACLIKEVDIYTVKVEDLTFTSPFCLQVKRNDYVHALVAYFNIEFTRCHKRTGFSTSPESPYTHWKQTVFYMEDYLTVKTGEEIFGTIGMRPNAKNNRDLDFTIDLDFKGQLCELSCSTDYRMR, from the exons ATGACGTCCAAAGATTACTACTTTGACTCCTATGCTCACTTTGGCATCCACGAG GAAATGCTGAAAGATGAGGTCCGCACCCTCACGTACCGAAACTCCATGTTTCACAACCGGCACCTTTTCAAAGACAAGGTGGTGCTGGACGTGGGCTCGGGCACAGGGATCCTCTGCATGTTCGCTGCCAAGGCCGGGGCCCGCAAGGTCATCGGG ATCGAGTGTTCCAGTATCTCTGATTATGCGGTGAAGATCGTCAAAGCCAACAAGTTAGACCACG TGGTGACCATCATCAAGGGgaaggtggaggaggtggagcTTCCGGTGGAGAAGGTGGACATCATCATCAGCGAGTGGATGGGCTACTGCCTCTTCTACGAGTCGATGCTCAACACCGTGCTCTACGCCCGAGACAAGTGGCTG GCACCCGACGGCctcatcttcccggaccgagccACGCTGTATGTGACGGCCATCGAGGACCGGCAGTACAAAGACTATAAGATCCACT ggtgGGAGAACGTGTACGGCTTTGACATGTCTTGCATCAAAGATGTGGCCATCAAGGAGCCCCTGGTGGATGTGGTGGACCCCAAGCAGCTGGTCACCAACGCTTGCCTGATAAAG GAGGTGGACATCTACACTGTCAAGGTGGAAGACCTGACCTTCACCTCCCCCTTCTGCCTGCAAGTGAAGCGGAACGACTACGTGCATGCGCTGGTGGCCTACTTCAACATCGAGTTCACCCGCTGCCACAAGAGGACCGGTTTCTCCACCA GCCCTGAGTCCCCATACACGCACTGGAAGCAGACGGTGTTCTACATGGAGGACTACCTGACGGTGAAGACGGGCGAGGAGATCTTTGGCACCATTGGCATGCGGCCCAATGCCAAGAACAAC CGCGACCTGGACTTCACCATTGATCTGGACTTCAAAGGCCAGCTGTGTGAGCTGTCCTGTTCCACCGACTACCGGATGCGCTGA
- the PRMT1 gene encoding protein arginine N-methyltransferase 1 isoform X3, which yields MVGVAEVSCAQAESSEKPNAEDMTSKDYYFDSYAHFGIHEEMLKDEVRTLTYRNSMFHNRHLFKDKVVLDVGSGTGILCMFAAKAGARKVIGIECSSISDYAVKIVKANKLDHVVTIIKGKVEEVELPVEKVDIIISEWMGYCLFYESMLNTVLYARDKWLAPDGLIFPDRATLYVTAIEDRQYKDYKIHWWENVYGFDMSCIKDVAIKEPLVDVVDPKQLVTNACLIKEVDIYTVKVEDLTFTSPFCLQVKRNDYVHALVAYFNIEFTRCHKRTGFSTSPESPYTHWKQTVFYMEDYLTVKTGEEIFGTIGMRPNAKNNRDLDFTIDLDFKGQLCELSCSTDYRMR from the exons ATGGTAGGCGTGGCTGAG GTCTCCTGTGCCCAAGCAGAAAGCAGCGAGAAGCCCAACGCTGAGGACATGACGTCCAAAGATTACTACTTTGACTCCTATGCTCACTTTGGCATCCACGAG GAAATGCTGAAAGATGAGGTCCGCACCCTCACGTACCGAAACTCCATGTTTCACAACCGGCACCTTTTCAAAGACAAGGTGGTGCTGGACGTGGGCTCGGGCACAGGGATCCTCTGCATGTTCGCTGCCAAGGCCGGGGCCCGCAAGGTCATCGGG ATCGAGTGTTCCAGTATCTCTGATTATGCGGTGAAGATCGTCAAAGCCAACAAGTTAGACCACG TGGTGACCATCATCAAGGGgaaggtggaggaggtggagcTTCCGGTGGAGAAGGTGGACATCATCATCAGCGAGTGGATGGGCTACTGCCTCTTCTACGAGTCGATGCTCAACACCGTGCTCTACGCCCGAGACAAGTGGCTG GCACCCGACGGCctcatcttcccggaccgagccACGCTGTATGTGACGGCCATCGAGGACCGGCAGTACAAAGACTATAAGATCCACT ggtgGGAGAACGTGTACGGCTTTGACATGTCTTGCATCAAAGATGTGGCCATCAAGGAGCCCCTGGTGGATGTGGTGGACCCCAAGCAGCTGGTCACCAACGCTTGCCTGATAAAG GAGGTGGACATCTACACTGTCAAGGTGGAAGACCTGACCTTCACCTCCCCCTTCTGCCTGCAAGTGAAGCGGAACGACTACGTGCATGCGCTGGTGGCCTACTTCAACATCGAGTTCACCCGCTGCCACAAGAGGACCGGTTTCTCCACCA GCCCTGAGTCCCCATACACGCACTGGAAGCAGACGGTGTTCTACATGGAGGACTACCTGACGGTGAAGACGGGCGAGGAGATCTTTGGCACCATTGGCATGCGGCCCAATGCCAAGAACAAC CGCGACCTGGACTTCACCATTGATCTGGACTTCAAAGGCCAGCTGTGTGAGCTGTCCTGTTCCACCGACTACCGGATGCGCTGA